Proteins from a single region of Runella sp. SP2:
- a CDS encoding DUF262 domain-containing protein yields the protein MKGIQGTSNKTYRQIMGNGLRYEIPKFQRDYTWDTEHWDDLWQDIETLLSDEENEHYMGYLVLQTSNNKEFKIIDGQQRLTTMSLIILATLKSLKDLIDGGIDASNNTKRKDSLLNSYIGYIDPVTLISNNKLKLNKNSDDYYKQHLVLLKELPLRNTNTSEKHMRECFNWYYEKIRKRFKSGEQLARFIDDIVDKLFFTVIEVSDQLNAFKVFETLNARGVQLSSSDLLKNHLFSVVDETKPHISEMDELENIWGKIVGKLGEQKFEDYLRYYWNSKNKSVGKKNLFKTIKQNISSKEQVFELIRSLNDTADYYLAIQNPEDDFWRNKPEVKKSLKELRLFQIKQTNSLFLSALQNSTSETFERLVKICSIISFRYNIIGGLNPNVQEEVYNSVAVKLSKTKQFDVKDFESIYVIDYNFENDFSTKEFKNTTRNHKIVKYILSKIEVYKYRNDIDFESDIYTVEHILPESADERWGDFSFDAINRSVYRIGNLTLLEKKLNREIGILPYVEKSKWFLQSNCQLTKNLPDSYETWNEDKLAARQRDLARAAKSIWKIQELGK from the coding sequence ATGAAAGGGATTCAAGGCACTTCAAACAAAACATATCGTCAGATTATGGGCAATGGCTTGCGTTATGAAATCCCTAAATTTCAACGTGATTATACTTGGGATACAGAGCATTGGGACGATCTGTGGCAAGATATTGAAACCCTTCTTTCCGATGAAGAAAATGAACACTACATGGGGTATTTGGTTCTTCAAACCTCTAACAATAAAGAGTTCAAAATTATTGATGGCCAACAAAGGTTAACAACAATGAGTCTCATTATTTTGGCCACATTAAAATCGCTAAAAGATTTAATTGATGGTGGAATAGACGCTAGCAATAATACAAAACGAAAAGATAGTCTATTAAACAGTTATATCGGATATATTGACCCTGTTACACTTATATCAAACAACAAATTAAAATTGAATAAAAACAGTGATGATTATTACAAACAACATCTTGTTTTACTAAAAGAGCTGCCATTACGTAATACAAATACCTCAGAAAAACACATGAGAGAGTGTTTTAATTGGTATTATGAGAAAATTAGAAAAAGATTTAAAAGTGGAGAGCAACTAGCGCGTTTTATTGATGATATCGTCGATAAGCTCTTTTTTACTGTCATTGAGGTGTCTGACCAATTAAACGCATTCAAAGTATTTGAAACATTAAATGCCAGGGGTGTACAGCTTTCTTCTTCTGATTTACTCAAAAACCATCTATTTTCCGTCGTTGATGAGACAAAACCTCATATTTCGGAAATGGACGAACTAGAAAACATTTGGGGTAAGATAGTTGGTAAATTAGGTGAACAGAAGTTTGAAGATTACCTTAGATATTACTGGAATAGTAAAAACAAATCAGTGGGGAAGAAAAATTTATTTAAAACTATAAAACAAAACATTAGCTCAAAAGAACAAGTGTTTGAACTCATTAGAAGTCTAAATGATACAGCAGATTATTATCTAGCTATTCAAAATCCAGAAGATGATTTTTGGAGGAATAAACCAGAAGTAAAAAAATCTCTTAAAGAGCTTAGATTATTTCAAATTAAACAAACAAATTCTTTATTCTTATCTGCACTTCAAAACTCAACTAGTGAAACCTTTGAGAGGTTAGTTAAAATTTGTTCTATCATTTCTTTTCGCTACAATATCATTGGTGGGTTAAATCCTAACGTTCAGGAAGAAGTTTACAATTCGGTTGCTGTTAAATTATCAAAAACCAAACAATTTGACGTTAAAGACTTTGAATCAATTTACGTTATTGATTATAATTTTGAGAATGATTTTTCAACCAAAGAATTTAAAAATACGACTCGTAATCATAAAATTGTAAAATACATTTTAAGCAAAATAGAAGTGTATAAATATCGCAATGATATAGATTTTGAAAGCGACATCTACACTGTTGAGCATATTCTTCCTGAAAGTGCCGACGAAAGATGGGGTGATTTTTCTTTTGATGCAATCAATAGATCGGTTTACAGAATTGGAAACCTGACATTGTTAGAGAAAAAGTTAAATAGAGAGATTGGAATTTTGCCTTATGTTGAAAAAAGTAAGTGGTTTCTACAATCAAATTGTCAGCTAACCAAAAATTTACCAGACTCGTATGAAACTTGGAATGAAGACAAGTTAGCAGCTCGACAAAGAGACCTTGCAAGAGCTGCCAAATCAATATGGAAAATTCAAGAGCTCGGAAAATAA
- a CDS encoding peroxiredoxin, which yields MSLRLGDVAPDFQADTTQGPISFHEWLGDSWGLLFSHPADFTPVCTTELGKTALLKGEFAKRNVKVIAVSVDDLDSHARWVPDINEVNGTEVNFPIIADENRNVATLYDMIHPNASEKATVRSVFVIGPDKKIKLTLTYPASTGRNFNELIRVIDSLQLTAYNQVATPADWKPGEDVIVVPAVSTEDAQKKYSDLRIVKPYLRYTAQPNK from the coding sequence ATGTCACTTAGATTAGGCGATGTTGCCCCAGATTTTCAAGCGGATACTACGCAAGGCCCTATCAGTTTCCACGAATGGTTAGGTGATTCTTGGGGATTGTTATTTTCTCACCCTGCCGATTTTACACCAGTTTGTACTACTGAATTGGGAAAAACGGCGTTATTGAAAGGCGAATTTGCAAAAAGAAACGTAAAAGTTATAGCGGTGAGCGTGGATGATTTGGATTCTCACGCGCGTTGGGTTCCGGATATAAACGAAGTAAATGGTACGGAAGTGAATTTCCCAATTATTGCGGACGAAAACCGTAACGTGGCTACTTTGTATGACATGATTCACCCAAATGCGAGTGAAAAAGCAACCGTTCGCTCAGTGTTTGTAATTGGCCCAGATAAGAAAATTAAACTTACCTTGACTTATCCAGCTTCAACAGGTCGTAACTTCAACGAGCTTATTCGCGTTATTGATTCGCTTCAACTAACGGCTTATAATCAAGTAGCTACGCCAGCAGACTGGAAACCAGGAGAAGATGTGATTGTGGTACCTGCTGTTTCGACGGAAGATGCCCAGAAAAAATACAGCGATTTACGAATCGTAAAACCTTATTTGCGTTACACCGCGCAACCTAATAAGTAA
- a CDS encoding tyrosine-type recombinase/integrase translates to MSQGKKHPYKEAKLVHGKRAYIEFYAFSDSTKSLVRKRIFCPAKYKTPQMIERWANDWIPQINKGLEDGFYFKVESEPEPLPAPTQKSLLIDVLKEVLADKKAQVRGKTLGTYTSVFKKFESFLKSKGLQETTIEDFTQSHAYDYRNYLTGVYENSNKTANNNITCTKLLFEGALEKGYIAKNPLAIKTLPETDSDQHEVFTLEHQNILEEYLNENDFELFVFTRLMYYAFIRPAEIRGLRLANIDLTKRVIDVPGKIAKNRRTDIVPISNSLYNALLRYAQGRNHTNNFYLFGKGLQVDKYPMAINHAYKRHKRALEVCGLTEYNYTLYSWKHTGASRAYEVTKDILRLSKLLRHASTKETENYLRSIGVRLKSDPLEYDW, encoded by the coding sequence ATGAGTCAAGGCAAGAAACACCCCTACAAAGAAGCAAAGCTAGTGCATGGTAAACGTGCCTACATTGAGTTCTACGCTTTCTCTGATTCAACCAAAAGTTTGGTACGTAAGCGGATATTTTGCCCAGCAAAATACAAAACCCCTCAAATGATTGAGCGTTGGGCAAATGATTGGATACCGCAAATAAATAAAGGGCTAGAAGACGGTTTTTATTTTAAAGTAGAATCTGAACCCGAACCACTACCCGCCCCTACACAAAAAAGCCTACTTATCGACGTTCTAAAGGAGGTTCTTGCAGACAAAAAAGCACAAGTAAGGGGAAAAACATTAGGCACTTACACCAGCGTTTTTAAGAAATTCGAGTCGTTTTTAAAGTCCAAAGGGCTACAAGAAACTACAATAGAAGACTTTACACAGTCGCACGCCTACGATTATAGAAACTATCTTACGGGCGTTTATGAAAACTCGAATAAGACTGCAAACAATAACATAACCTGTACAAAGCTACTTTTTGAAGGGGCTTTAGAAAAAGGGTACATAGCTAAAAACCCTTTGGCTATAAAAACACTACCCGAAACCGATAGCGACCAGCACGAAGTTTTTACGCTTGAGCATCAAAATATTTTAGAGGAATATCTAAATGAAAACGATTTTGAACTATTCGTTTTTACGAGGCTCATGTACTATGCTTTTATTCGACCAGCCGAAATAAGGGGATTACGTTTGGCAAATATTGACCTTACCAAAAGAGTTATCGACGTACCGGGTAAAATCGCAAAGAATCGGCGTACTGATATTGTGCCGATTAGTAACAGCCTTTACAATGCACTTTTACGGTACGCCCAAGGTCGAAACCATACTAATAACTTTTATTTGTTCGGGAAAGGCTTGCAGGTGGATAAATACCCAATGGCAATAAACCACGCATACAAACGACACAAACGGGCTTTAGAAGTTTGTGGGCTCACCGAATACAATTACACTTTGTACAGTTGGAAACATACGGGCGCGTCTAGGGCTTACGAAGTGACAAAGGATATTTTAAGGCTATCCAAACTGTTACGCCACGCATCAACGAAGGAAACAGAAAACTATTTACGGAGTATTGGGGTACGCTTGAAGTCTGACCCCTTAGAATATGATTGGTAA
- the ahcY gene encoding adenosylhomocysteinase, with product MSVATGTYVPYKVKDITLADWGRKEIRLAEAEMPGLMALRAEYGNTKPLKGSRIAGCLHMTIQTAVLIETLVELGAEVTWSSCNIFSTQDHAAAAIAAAGISVYAWKGMTAEEFDWCIEQTLFFGEERQPLNMILDDGGDLTNMVFDNYPELIAGIGGLSEETTTGVHRLYERMKNGTLHLPAINVNDSVTKSKFDNKYGCKESLVDAIRRATDLMLAGKVAVVAGYGDVGKGSAESLRGAGCRVLVTEIDPICALQAAMDGFEVVTMDEAATRANIFVTATGNINIIKGRHFKSMKDKAVVCNIGHFDNEIDMAWLNENYGATKEQIKPQVDLYTVDGKEIIVLAEGRLVNLGCAMGHPSFVMSNSFCNQTLAQIELYTNPGKYEKQVYILPKHLDEKVAKLHLSHIGVKLETLDEEQAAYIGVTVEGPFKSELYRY from the coding sequence ATGTCAGTAGCAACAGGAACGTACGTACCGTACAAAGTTAAAGACATCACATTGGCCGATTGGGGCCGCAAGGAAATTCGTTTGGCTGAAGCCGAAATGCCTGGTTTAATGGCACTTCGCGCAGAATATGGCAATACGAAGCCATTGAAAGGCTCTCGTATCGCAGGTTGCTTGCACATGACTATTCAAACTGCCGTTTTGATTGAAACGTTGGTTGAATTGGGTGCAGAAGTCACTTGGTCATCATGTAATATCTTCTCAACGCAAGATCACGCCGCTGCTGCTATTGCTGCCGCAGGTATCTCGGTTTATGCTTGGAAAGGTATGACAGCGGAAGAATTTGATTGGTGTATCGAACAAACACTTTTCTTCGGAGAAGAGCGTCAGCCATTGAATATGATTCTTGACGACGGCGGTGACTTGACAAACATGGTGTTTGACAACTATCCTGAGTTGATTGCAGGAATCGGTGGTTTGTCGGAAGAAACAACAACAGGTGTACACCGTTTGTACGAGCGTATGAAAAACGGCACATTGCACCTTCCAGCTATCAACGTAAACGATTCGGTTACTAAATCGAAATTTGATAACAAATACGGTTGCAAAGAGTCATTGGTGGACGCTATCCGTCGTGCTACTGACTTGATGTTGGCTGGTAAAGTGGCAGTTGTAGCAGGTTACGGTGACGTAGGTAAAGGCTCGGCAGAATCCCTTCGTGGTGCTGGTTGCCGCGTTTTGGTTACCGAAATCGACCCAATCTGCGCATTGCAAGCAGCGATGGATGGCTTTGAAGTAGTTACAATGGATGAAGCTGCGACGCGTGCTAACATCTTTGTAACGGCGACAGGTAACATCAACATCATCAAAGGCCGCCATTTCAAATCAATGAAAGACAAAGCAGTAGTTTGTAACATCGGGCACTTCGATAACGAAATCGATATGGCTTGGTTGAACGAAAACTACGGCGCAACAAAAGAGCAAATCAAACCACAGGTTGATCTTTATACTGTAGATGGCAAAGAAATCATCGTCTTGGCAGAAGGTCGTTTAGTAAACTTGGGTTGTGCAATGGGGCACCCATCTTTTGTAATGTCAAACTCATTCTGTAACCAAACATTGGCACAAATTGAGTTATACACCAACCCAGGCAAATACGAAAAACAAGTTTATATCTTGCCTAAGCACCTCGACGAAAAAGTAGCAAAATTGCACTTGTCACACATTGGGGTGAAGCTTGAAACCCTTGATGAAGAGCAAGCTGCTTACATCGGTGTTACGGTAGAGGGTCCATTCAAATCAGAATTGTACCGTTACTAG
- the aac(6') gene encoding aminoglycoside 6'-N-acetyltransferase has translation MLFILPLQPSNIQVVASLAVQLWPDTSLDEMLSHYQEVLELGEGTCFLAYKEGQPIGFIELSIRNDYVEGADELPVAYIEGLYIDSDYRQKGLGQMLITRAEQWAVQQGFRQLCSDVEMENQLSILFHEKAGFTEAARIVCFVKNLD, from the coding sequence ATGCTTTTCATCTTACCCCTTCAGCCATCTAATATCCAAGTAGTTGCTTCCCTCGCAGTACAACTTTGGCCTGATACTTCATTGGATGAAATGCTAAGTCATTATCAAGAAGTTTTAGAATTAGGTGAGGGTACATGTTTCTTGGCATACAAAGAAGGGCAACCCATTGGTTTTATCGAACTTAGCATTCGTAATGATTACGTAGAAGGTGCCGACGAGCTACCCGTTGCCTATATAGAAGGGCTTTACATAGATAGCGATTACCGACAGAAAGGTCTGGGGCAAATGCTTATTACACGTGCCGAACAATGGGCTGTCCAACAAGGGTTTAGACAACTCTGTTCCGATGTTGAAATGGAAAATCAACTTAGTATTCTCTTCCATGAAAAAGCAGGTTTTACCGAAGCGGCAAGAATCGTGTGTTTTGTCAAAAATCTTGACTAG
- a CDS encoding sugar kinase yields MKKIVTFGQIMMRLSPPAFARFSQAHSFDITYAGGEANVAIATAQWDVQAVHVTRFPNNDIGKAAIMYLRKYGLDTSEIQLGGDRMGIYFVENGANARASQVIYDRLNDSFCTLEAESFDWERILTGADWFHFTGITPALSESAAQACLEAVQTARKLGVKISADVNYRKGLWNWGKTPQEIMPDLVSYCDLIVCGNSNADDLFGIKPLPEDKNKWVSTSKQIMERYPNIKLILDTKRDSISASHNQLKGKAWNGEKFYKTTTYDIHHIVDRIGSGDAFIAGFLYGYDYFDQSVQHALEFATSAAALKHTVEGDFNLVSIDEVERLSSGDSSGKLSR; encoded by the coding sequence ATGAAAAAAATTGTTACTTTCGGTCAAATCATGATGAGGCTGTCACCGCCTGCTTTTGCTCGTTTTAGCCAAGCCCATAGTTTTGATATTACCTACGCTGGTGGCGAAGCCAACGTCGCGATTGCTACTGCCCAATGGGACGTTCAAGCCGTCCACGTGACCCGTTTTCCCAACAACGACATTGGGAAGGCTGCCATTATGTACCTGCGTAAATACGGCCTCGACACCTCCGAAATCCAGTTAGGTGGCGACCGCATGGGGATTTATTTCGTAGAAAATGGCGCCAACGCCCGGGCAAGTCAGGTGATTTATGACCGCCTCAATGACTCCTTTTGTACCCTTGAAGCTGAAAGTTTTGATTGGGAACGTATTCTGACGGGTGCCGATTGGTTTCACTTCACGGGCATCACCCCTGCCCTGTCTGAAAGTGCTGCACAGGCCTGTTTAGAAGCCGTGCAAACCGCCCGAAAATTGGGCGTTAAAATCTCGGCAGACGTAAACTACCGCAAAGGTCTATGGAATTGGGGAAAAACACCTCAAGAAATTATGCCAGACTTGGTATCTTACTGTGACCTCATCGTCTGCGGCAATAGCAATGCCGATGATTTATTTGGGATTAAACCCCTACCCGAGGATAAGAACAAGTGGGTGTCCACCTCAAAACAAATCATGGAAAGGTATCCCAACATTAAGCTAATCCTTGACACCAAACGTGATTCTATCAGTGCATCGCATAATCAATTAAAAGGAAAAGCTTGGAACGGCGAGAAGTTTTACAAAACCACCACTTACGACATTCACCACATTGTGGATCGCATCGGAAGCGGTGATGCTTTTATCGCTGGCTTTTTGTACGGCTATGACTATTTTGACCAAAGTGTGCAGCACGCCCTTGAGTTTGCCACCTCGGCGGCCGCCCTCAAACATACCGTTGAAGGCGATTTTAACTTGGTTTCCATAGACGAAGTTGAACGGTTATCTTCGGGTGATAGCTCTGGGAAGCTTTCTCGATAG
- a CDS encoding leucine-rich repeat domain-containing protein yields MKLFFLSSIFFVSSFAYAQVKIMTFSDAESKRLSVKQLDSLYPSPKKFFDGAADTYFKSQQAFLLNVNGRARQNSTKKDNGTLWARFYVGKEGRFDYFLYSFEGKVSEESKTKVLDSLRVYLDNYRFPVKITAAYSFHQLINIGLIRQLPKGRNVISTLDDAIATTRPDTVKILALNQLELTEVPEIIYKFTEMKELNLGGNELKNANIDLTRLPKLKHLWLNANQLSNNSLTLTPNKTLRILNIQNNRFTDVPAAVQACRKLSSLWLGYNKLSLLNDQSFQGLRRLRDINLYSCDLNTLPQGINKLRRLEVIDLYHNNLTELPSSIGRMRRLQQLALSNNQLTHLPQNLRKLRRLQALYAHHNKLSSLPSSIKRLKRLTILDLNHNQFSVLPSSIGALSVVEEIDVSYNNLSELPTQMPQLKRLKKLYLRENPVTEDPMLLSRSKPIMENLTQNKMDVSY; encoded by the coding sequence ATGAAACTATTTTTTTTGTCGTCTATCTTCTTCGTTAGCTCGTTTGCGTATGCGCAAGTAAAAATCATGACATTCTCGGATGCCGAAAGTAAGCGTCTGAGTGTAAAGCAATTGGACAGCCTCTATCCTAGCCCCAAAAAGTTTTTTGATGGCGCTGCGGATACGTATTTCAAATCGCAACAGGCATTTTTATTGAATGTCAATGGTAGAGCAAGACAAAATAGTACTAAAAAAGATAACGGCACTTTATGGGCACGCTTCTATGTGGGTAAAGAAGGCCGATTTGATTATTTTCTATATAGTTTTGAAGGAAAAGTATCGGAAGAATCGAAAACTAAGGTACTGGATTCGCTCCGTGTCTATTTGGATAACTACCGTTTTCCCGTTAAAATCACGGCAGCGTACTCTTTTCACCAACTTATTAACATTGGGCTGATACGCCAGCTTCCCAAAGGCCGCAATGTCATTAGCACCCTCGATGACGCAATTGCTACCACCCGACCTGATACGGTTAAAATCCTTGCCCTCAATCAGCTTGAACTAACTGAAGTACCAGAGATCATTTATAAGTTTACCGAAATGAAGGAGCTTAATTTAGGCGGAAATGAGCTCAAGAATGCCAACATAGATTTAACTCGCTTGCCCAAACTCAAACACCTCTGGCTCAATGCCAACCAACTGTCAAACAACAGCTTAACGCTCACGCCCAACAAAACACTCCGTATTTTAAATATCCAAAACAATCGTTTTACTGATGTTCCAGCGGCGGTTCAAGCCTGTAGAAAGCTTTCAAGTTTATGGTTGGGGTATAACAAACTTTCGCTGCTAAACGACCAAAGTTTTCAGGGTTTGCGGCGCTTGCGCGACATCAACTTGTATTCGTGCGACCTCAACACCTTGCCGCAAGGTATCAACAAACTAAGAAGGTTAGAAGTGATTGACTTGTACCACAACAACCTTACAGAACTGCCTTCGTCCATTGGAAGAATGCGGCGATTACAGCAATTGGCACTTTCAAATAACCAACTGACGCACCTTCCCCAAAACCTTCGGAAGCTGAGACGCCTTCAAGCCCTTTATGCGCACCACAACAAACTCTCTAGTCTGCCCAGCAGCATCAAAAGGTTAAAACGTTTGACCATTTTGGACCTCAATCACAATCAGTTTAGTGTATTACCAAGTTCCATTGGCGCTTTATCGGTCGTTGAAGAGATTGACGTGAGCTATAACAACCTAAGCGAGCTCCCCACTCAAATGCCACAACTAAAACGACTCAAAAAGCTATATCTCCGCGAAAACCCTGTCACTGAGGACCCTATGTTATTGAGTCGTTCAAAACCCATCATGGAAAATTTAACCCAAAACAAAATGGACGTTTCTTATTAA